From Camelina sativa cultivar DH55 chromosome 7, Cs, whole genome shotgun sequence, one genomic window encodes:
- the LOC104714821 gene encoding ABC transporter F family member 3 translates to MTEVASSVVYEVLGRRAQDVDEPIMDYIINVLADEDFDFGEEGEGAFDAVGELLVAAECVSDFDECRLVCSKLSDKFGKHGLVKPTPTVRSLAMPVRMNDGMDDVPVKKKKPEPVDGPLLTERDLAKIERRKKKDDRQRELQYQQHVAEMEAAKAGMPTVSVNHDTGGGSAIRDIHMDNFNVSVGGRDLIVDGSITLSFGRHYGLVGRNGTGKTTFLRYMAMHAIEGIPTNCQILHVEQEVVGDKTTALQCVLNTDVERTKLLEEEIQILAKQREMEEPTAKDGMPKDTIEGDLMSQRLEEIYKRLDAIDAYTAEARAASILAGLSFTPEMQKKATNTFSGGWRMRIALARALFIEPDLLLLDEPTNHLDLHAVLWLETYLTKWPKTFIVVSHAREFLNTVVTDIIHLQNQKLSTYKGNYDIFERTREEQVKNQQKAFESSERSRSHMQAFIDKFRYNAKRASLVQSRIKALDRLAHVDQVINDPDYKFEFPTPDDKPGPPIISFSDASFGYPGGPLLFRNLNFGIDLDSRMAMVGPNGIGKSTILKLISGDLQPSSGTVFRSAKVRVAVFSQHHVDGLDLSSNPLLYMMRCYPGVPEQKLRSHLGSLGVTGNLALQPMYTLSGGQKSRVAFAKITFKKPHLLLLDEPSNHLDLDAVEALIQGLVLFQGGICMVSHDEHLISGSVDELWVVSDGRITPFHGTFHDYKKLLQSSS, encoded by the exons ATGACAGAAGTTGCGAGCTCGGTGGTCTATGAAGTGCTCGGACGCAGAGCTCAGGATGTGGACGAGCCGATCATGGACTACATCATCAATGTCCTCGCCGACGAGGATTTCGACTTCGGTGAGGAAGGTGAAGGTGCCTTTGATGCCGTCGGTGAGCTCCTCGTCGCTGCTGAATGCGTCTCCGATTTCGACGAGTGCCGTTTG GTTTGTAGCAAATTGTCGGATAAGTTTGGAAAGCATGGATTGGTGAAGCCTACACCAACTGTAAGGAGTCTTGCTATGCCTGTGCGGATGAACGATGGAATGGATGATGTACcggttaagaagaagaagccagaGCCTGTGGATGGGCCTTTGCTCACGGAACGTGACTTAGCTAAGAttgagaggagaaagaaaaaggatgaTCGCCAAAGAGAG CTACAATATCAACAGCATGTTGCTGAAATGGAAGCCGCTAAAGCAGGGATGCCTACTGTCAGTGTCAATCATGACACTGGTGGTGGCTCCGCTATCAGAGATATTCATATGGATAACTTTAATGTTTCTGTTGGAGGCCGTGATCTCATTGTCGATGGATCTATCACCCTCTCTTTTGGACGCCATTACG GCCTTGTAGGACGTAATGGTACCGGAAAAACAACTTTTTTGAGGTATATGGCTATGCACGCTATAGAGGGTATTCCTACTAATTGCCAGATATTGCATGTCGAACAAGAAGTGGTTGGTGACAAGACGACAGCTTTACAATGCGTTCTTAACACTGATGTTGAAAGAACCAAGCTGTTGGAAGAAGAGATTCAAATACTCGCAAAGCAG AGAGAAATGGAAGAACCCACAGCTAAGGATGGAATGCCTAAAGACACAATTGAAGGAGATCTTATGTCTCAAAGGCTTGAAGAAATATACAAAAGACTTGATGCAATTGATGCTTATACTGCTGAGGCTCGGGCAGCTAGTATCCTTGCT GGTCTAAGTTTCACTCCAGAAATGCAGAAGAAAGCTACGAATACTTTTTCAGGAGGATGGAGAATGCGAATTGCACTTGCTCGTGCTCTATTTATAGAGCCTGATTTGTTGTTGCTTGATGAACCTACg AACCATCTTGATCTCCATGCTGTCTTATGGTTAGAAACATATCTAACGAAGTGGCCAAAAACATTTATAGTCGTTTCCCATGCTAGGGAATTCTTGAACACG GTGGTCACGGACATCATCCATTtgcaaaaccaaaaactaagtACCTATAAGggaaattatgatattttcgaAAGAACACGGGAAGAACAAGTGAAAAATCAGCAAAAAGCTTTTGAATCAAGTGAACGATCACGGTCACATATGcag GCGTTCATTGATAAATTTCGTTACAATGCAAAGAGGGCGTCTCTTGTTCAGTCAAGAATCAAG GCATTGGACCGGCTGGCTCATGTGGATCAAGTTATTAATGATCCTGA CTATAAATTTGAATTCCCAACTCCTGACGATAAGCCTGGACCTCCCATCATCAGTTTTAG TGATGCATCATTTGGCTACCCTGGTGGCCCGTTGTTGTTTAGGAACCTAAATTTCGGAATAGATCTAGACAGCCGTATGGCAA TGGTGGGACCCAATGGTATTGGTAAATCAACTATTCTCAAACTTATTTCTGGGGATCTGCAACCAAGCTCTGGAACAGTTTTCCGTTCTGCTAAG GTTCGAGTTGCAGTCTTTAGTCAGCACCATGTGGATGGACTAGACCTTTCTTCGAATCCTCTTCTATATATGATGCGCTGCTACCCT GGAGTACCGGAACAAAAGCTCAGAAGTCATTTGGGTTCTCTTGGGGTTACTGGAAATCTTGCACTGCAGCCCATGTACACTTTGTCAG GTGGTCAGAAAAGCAGAGTGGCATTTGCGAAGATAACATTCAAGAAACCACACTTGTTATTGCTTGATGAGCCGTCCAATCATCTT GATCTGGATGCTGTGGAAGCTTTGATCCAAGGACTAGTCTTATTCCAAGGCGGTATTTGCATG GTGAGTCACGACGAGCATCTAATATCGGGAAGTGTGGATGAGCTATGGGTTGTGTCAGACGGCAGGATTACACCATTCCATGGAACCTTCCATGACTACAAGAAACTTCTCCAGTCTTCATCTTAA